One window of Polynucleobacter sp. HIN5 genomic DNA carries:
- a CDS encoding thiamine phosphate synthase, whose amino-acid sequence MAKQIVTAHCHDDLCLPLPSFSPDQPPPTIKTETSQDQYELAGTIAAIEMGFIESDARVLGKAWSRMIKDVGDFNPKLWPSRPEYFEMLPYSRNSNPKAFKECPKRLGLYGVFPDADWIKRMVDAELPTAQLRFKSDDVTQIRTQIREAVAAVKGSKTLLFINDHWEEAIAAGAYGVHLGQEDLVSANLDAIREAGLRLGLSTHGYAELVIADRYCPSYIAMGAVFPTNLKKMPTAPQGLGRLYAYAKLMQHYPLVAIGGIDEGSIHAVAQSGVGSVAVVRAIVASDDPKAAVKRLQELMKTN is encoded by the coding sequence ATGGCGAAGCAAATTGTGACGGCGCATTGCCATGATGATTTGTGCCTGCCTCTGCCAAGCTTTAGTCCAGATCAACCACCGCCCACGATTAAGACCGAGACCAGTCAAGATCAATACGAACTTGCTGGCACGATTGCGGCGATTGAGATGGGCTTTATTGAGAGTGATGCGCGCGTTTTAGGCAAAGCCTGGTCACGTATGATCAAAGACGTGGGTGACTTTAATCCCAAGCTCTGGCCCTCACGCCCAGAGTATTTTGAGATGTTGCCCTACTCGCGCAATTCGAATCCAAAAGCCTTTAAAGAGTGTCCCAAGCGCTTGGGTCTTTACGGAGTGTTCCCCGATGCCGATTGGATTAAGCGCATGGTCGATGCTGAGCTCCCTACCGCACAGTTGCGATTTAAATCCGATGATGTAACCCAAATACGCACACAAATCCGTGAGGCGGTTGCGGCAGTTAAAGGTAGCAAGACCCTCTTGTTTATCAATGACCATTGGGAAGAAGCGATTGCAGCTGGCGCCTATGGAGTGCACTTGGGTCAGGAGGATTTAGTAAGCGCCAATTTGGATGCGATTCGTGAAGCTGGACTGCGTTTGGGGCTGAGTACCCATGGCTACGCTGAGCTGGTGATTGCGGATCGCTATTGCCCAAGTTACATTGCCATGGGTGCGGTGTTCCCGACCAATCTGAAGAAGATGCCCACTGCACCTCAAGGCTTAGGACGCTTATACGCCTATGCCAAGCTGATGCAGCACTATCCACTCGTCGCGATTGGTGGCATTGATGAGGGAAGTATTCATGCGGTGGCACAAAGTGGTGTCGGCTCAGTTGCAGTCGTGCGTGCGATTGTGGCCAGCGATGACCCCAAAGCGGCGGTCAAGCGCTTACAAGAGCTCATGAAAACTAACTAA
- the thiD gene encoding bifunctional hydroxymethylpyrimidine kinase/phosphomethylpyrimidine kinase, whose protein sequence is MKLTKPNPILIPKVLSIAGSDSGGGAGIQADLKVITALGGFGMTAITAITAQNTLGVTRIQDIDLDVIEAQIDAVVTDIGVDVVKIGMLASPAIVKTVAATLKKHGICKIVLDPVLRATSGASLGGDDTARTMVTELFPLATIITPNLHEASILLGRPIVAVDQFKTAAEELLALGPRAVLIKGGHLEGEPNELVDYLIWHDRKDDVPVVFHKEFKHPRIPTVNTHGTGCSLSSAIATYLADKHDLSHSVAKAISFVSAAIEAGQRLEIGKGPGPLWHMHDFYPTQLPDQQ, encoded by the coding sequence ATGAAGCTCACTAAACCCAACCCCATCCTGATCCCCAAGGTATTGAGTATTGCGGGCTCTGATAGTGGTGGTGGCGCAGGCATCCAGGCGGATCTAAAGGTGATTACCGCCTTGGGTGGATTTGGGATGACTGCCATTACGGCGATTACCGCACAAAATACTCTGGGTGTAACCCGTATCCAAGATATTGACCTTGATGTGATTGAAGCGCAAATTGATGCAGTCGTTACGGATATTGGTGTGGATGTGGTCAAGATCGGCATGCTGGCCAGTCCCGCCATTGTAAAAACGGTGGCCGCCACACTCAAGAAACACGGTATTTGTAAAATCGTATTGGATCCGGTCTTGCGGGCTACCTCTGGAGCCAGTTTGGGTGGTGACGACACAGCGCGCACCATGGTGACCGAGCTCTTTCCACTTGCCACCATCATTACCCCCAATTTACATGAAGCTTCGATCTTATTGGGACGTCCGATTGTGGCGGTTGATCAATTCAAGACAGCTGCTGAAGAACTATTAGCCCTTGGCCCACGCGCGGTCTTGATCAAAGGTGGACACCTGGAAGGTGAGCCCAATGAGCTAGTCGACTATTTAATCTGGCATGATCGCAAAGACGATGTACCAGTGGTGTTTCATAAAGAGTTTAAGCATCCACGCATACCGACGGTGAACACCCATGGCACAGGCTGCTCACTCTCAAGTGCTATTGCAACCTACTTGGCTGACAAGCATGATCTCAGTCACTCGGTAGCGAAAGCAATCTCATTTGTGAGTGCAGCAATTGAAGCAGGGCAGCGTTTAGAAATTGGTAAGGGTCCCGGGCCGCTGTGGCATATGCATGACTTCTATCCCACCCAACTACCTGACCAACAATAG
- the ltnD gene encoding L-threonate dehydrogenase — protein MTTNSKNSSSIGLIGLGAMGLGMASSLRRNGHALNVCDVRFEVAENFALAGGQAYKTPAELAKVSDIIISVVVNAEQTETILFGEHGAINEMKQKSLFIMCSTVDPNWSASLERRLNDLGFLYLDAPISGGAAKAASGQITMMTSGHIDAYQKAENVLEAMASNIYKLGDRAGFGSKVKIINQLLAGVHIAVAAEAMALGIREGVDPAALYEVITHSAGNSWMFENRMAHVLQADYTALSAVDIFIKDLGLVLDTARASKFPLPLAATAHQMFMQASAAGYGREDDAAVIKIFPGIKLPDAK, from the coding sequence ATGACTACTAATTCCAAAAACTCATCATCTATAGGTCTCATTGGTCTTGGTGCCATGGGATTAGGTATGGCTAGCTCTTTACGTCGTAACGGCCATGCCCTTAATGTTTGCGATGTGCGATTCGAAGTAGCTGAAAATTTTGCATTGGCAGGGGGACAGGCTTATAAAACGCCTGCTGAGCTAGCAAAAGTATCTGACATCATCATTAGCGTAGTTGTAAACGCGGAACAAACAGAAACTATCCTGTTTGGTGAACATGGCGCAATAAATGAAATGAAGCAAAAGTCACTCTTTATCATGTGCTCAACAGTTGATCCTAATTGGTCTGCTTCGCTTGAGAGACGGCTAAATGACTTAGGATTTCTGTATTTAGATGCCCCTATTTCTGGCGGCGCTGCAAAAGCAGCCTCTGGCCAAATCACAATGATGACCTCTGGTCATATTGATGCATACCAAAAAGCAGAAAATGTCTTAGAGGCTATGGCAAGTAATATCTACAAATTAGGAGATCGGGCAGGCTTTGGTAGTAAGGTGAAAATTATCAATCAGCTATTGGCTGGCGTTCATATTGCTGTAGCAGCCGAAGCAATGGCCTTAGGCATTCGTGAAGGAGTAGATCCCGCTGCTCTTTATGAAGTTATTACGCATAGTGCTGGTAATAGCTGGATGTTTGAAAACCGAATGGCCCATGTCTTACAGGCAGACTACACAGCTCTATCCGCAGTGGATATTTTTATAAAAGACCTAGGTCTTGTTCTCGATACTGCTCGCGCAAGCAAGTTTCCACTCCCTTTGGCGGCGACAGCCCATCAAATGTTTATGCAAGCCTCTGCGGCAGGGTATGGTCGCGAAGACGATGCAGCTGTCATTAAAATATTTCCGGGTATTAAATTACCAGATGCAAAATAG
- the denD gene encoding D-erythronate dehydrogenase, producing the protein MHILITGGSGFLGASLARELLKKSLIRIEGRSPAPLSTLFLTDLHKIPDDLAAESRVIPFIGDLNELITSKTLPLNKIDAVIHLSAAVSAECEANLDLGLQSNLLVSLNLLQAIRHQSQRPVFVFPSSVAVYGASPDHSLPSKISDIDQPTPQSSYGIQKFMVEQLVADFSRKGFIHGRNIRLMTVSIRPGKPNGAASSFLSGMLREPLAGQNSVVPVPPETRVALSSLDKTLEGLFCALESPSSIWGAPTAVNLPALSTTVGEMAEALQELAGKEVANLLQWKVDPQVHAIVSSWPSQFSHLRASQLGLNPDSSVEDLIRAYVMRHPQAVSCSVRK; encoded by the coding sequence ATGCATATTCTAATTACTGGAGGCAGTGGTTTCTTGGGAGCGAGTCTAGCTCGTGAGCTTTTAAAGAAGTCTCTCATCAGGATTGAGGGTAGATCCCCTGCGCCACTCTCCACTCTCTTTTTAACTGATTTACACAAAATACCTGATGATCTTGCTGCAGAGAGCCGTGTTATCCCATTTATTGGCGACTTAAATGAGTTAATTACTTCTAAAACCCTTCCACTAAATAAGATTGATGCCGTTATTCATTTATCTGCTGCTGTCAGTGCAGAATGTGAGGCTAACCTAGACCTCGGTTTACAAAGTAATTTACTGGTAAGTTTAAATTTACTGCAAGCAATTCGTCATCAATCACAACGCCCTGTTTTTGTATTTCCAAGTTCTGTTGCAGTTTATGGGGCATCTCCTGATCATTCTTTGCCAAGCAAAATCTCCGATATCGATCAGCCCACACCGCAAAGTAGCTATGGAATTCAGAAATTTATGGTTGAGCAGTTAGTTGCTGACTTCTCGCGGAAAGGCTTTATTCATGGCCGTAATATTCGCTTAATGACTGTTTCCATTCGTCCCGGAAAACCAAATGGTGCTGCATCAAGCTTTTTAAGCGGAATGCTGAGAGAACCTTTAGCAGGACAGAACAGCGTAGTTCCAGTCCCACCAGAAACGCGTGTTGCCCTTTCCTCCCTAGATAAAACGCTTGAGGGTTTATTTTGTGCACTTGAATCTCCATCCTCGATATGGGGTGCACCCACAGCAGTTAACCTCCCCGCACTCAGCACCACCGTGGGTGAGATGGCAGAGGCATTGCAAGAGTTGGCTGGTAAAGAAGTTGCAAATTTACTCCAATGGAAGGTAGACCCTCAAGTTCATGCAATTGTGAGTTCGTGGCCAAGTCAGTTTAGTCATCTTCGGGCTAGCCAACTTGGATTAAACCCAGACTCTTCGGTTGAGGACTTAATTCGAGCATATGTAATGAGACATCCGCAAGCTGTATCCTGCTCTGTAAGAAAATAA
- a CDS encoding class II aldolase/adducin family protein, which produces MNESQARAEICRIGTSLYMRGYVHASAGNISVRLDDGNILITPTDACLGNLIPHELALINSGGEQINGSPASKTVLLHRGIYSANNQVSCVIHTHASHLVSLSIRGIWNEADILPPITPYYVMKVGHIPFISYRRPGDPEVATMVIECINKAIKTGKPIRGVLLDRLGPVVWHQSPSMASAVLEELEETAKLWLMSNCQAAPLNDEQIEVLRSTFGAIW; this is translated from the coding sequence ATGAATGAATCACAAGCACGTGCAGAAATATGTAGGATAGGCACATCTCTTTATATGCGTGGCTACGTGCATGCCAGTGCAGGCAATATTAGTGTTCGACTAGATGATGGAAATATTTTAATTACCCCTACGGATGCCTGTCTTGGTAATTTAATACCCCACGAGCTTGCACTCATTAATTCTGGTGGCGAGCAAATCAATGGATCCCCCGCCTCAAAAACGGTATTACTGCATCGTGGTATTTACTCAGCAAATAATCAAGTGTCTTGCGTCATTCATACTCATGCCAGCCATTTAGTCAGTTTGAGTATCAGAGGGATCTGGAATGAGGCGGATATATTGCCCCCCATTACTCCGTATTACGTCATGAAGGTTGGTCACATCCCTTTTATTAGCTATCGACGCCCTGGTGATCCCGAGGTAGCTACTATGGTGATTGAATGCATTAATAAAGCTATTAAGACAGGAAAACCGATCCGAGGTGTCTTGCTTGACCGACTTGGCCCTGTGGTGTGGCATCAATCACCCTCCATGGCTAGTGCTGTTCTTGAGGAGTTGGAGGAAACCGCTAAGCTTTGGTTGATGTCAAATTGCCAGGCAGCGCCACTTAACGATGAACAAATTGAAGTTTTACGAAGTACATTTGGTGCAATTTGGTAA
- a CDS encoding Bug family tripartite tricarboxylate transporter substrate binding protein, whose translation MRSLLLSFFVFLLSFAPFTASHAQNYPNRAIKLVVPFPPGGLIDNAARLIGPELSKELGQPVVIENKPGAGGNLGAAEVAKASPDGYTLLMASAPLSISPALYKTLPYNPANIEPIAVLGQLPNVLLVNPESGINTVADLVKRAKGNPGKLNYASNGNGTSLHLSAEMLKNQAGIYVVHIPYRGSALANVGLVSKEVDFMFDNLPPALGLINGGKLKPLAVTTATRNPALPNVPTMIEAGYPNFEVSAWFGIAAPKGIPDGASQRLQATLEKIVARKEMVEAISRLGATVTFMNAQRAAQFMKTDTDRWRKVIDYAKIQMD comes from the coding sequence ATGCGCTCCTTGCTACTTAGTTTTTTTGTTTTCTTACTTAGTTTTGCTCCTTTTACTGCGAGCCATGCACAAAACTATCCCAATCGCGCTATTAAGTTAGTTGTACCCTTTCCGCCGGGCGGCTTAATTGATAATGCAGCACGTTTGATTGGTCCAGAACTCTCAAAAGAGTTGGGTCAACCCGTGGTAATTGAAAATAAACCAGGAGCGGGTGGTAATTTAGGAGCAGCCGAAGTTGCCAAAGCAAGTCCGGATGGCTACACCCTTTTAATGGCCTCTGCTCCTCTGAGCATTAGTCCCGCTCTATATAAGACTCTGCCCTATAACCCAGCGAATATTGAACCCATTGCGGTTCTCGGACAACTTCCGAATGTCTTATTGGTCAACCCAGAGTCGGGGATTAATACTGTTGCAGATTTAGTCAAACGAGCAAAGGGAAATCCTGGAAAACTCAACTATGCTTCCAATGGTAACGGCACGTCACTACATCTCAGTGCCGAGATGTTAAAGAACCAGGCGGGGATCTATGTGGTTCACATTCCTTATCGTGGCTCGGCGCTTGCAAATGTTGGACTAGTATCAAAAGAGGTGGATTTTATGTTTGATAACTTACCACCTGCACTTGGTCTGATTAATGGTGGTAAGTTAAAGCCTCTAGCTGTTACTACTGCCACCCGTAATCCCGCTCTTCCTAATGTACCAACCATGATTGAAGCTGGATATCCTAATTTCGAGGTTTCAGCATGGTTTGGTATTGCTGCTCCTAAGGGTATCCCTGATGGCGCCAGTCAACGCCTGCAAGCCACTTTGGAGAAAATTGTGGCACGCAAGGAAATGGTTGAGGCAATCTCCCGGTTAGGTGCTACTGTCACCTTCATGAATGCGCAGCGTGCCGCTCAATTTATGAAGACCGATACTGATCGCTGGCGTAAGGTGATTGACTACGCTAAGATCCAAATGGATTAG
- a CDS encoding YDG/SRA domain-containing protein, whose translation MADRIFGEIQGIPAGTTFQSRKEAASAGVHKPLQAGISGSKDDGADSIVISGGYEDDSDSGDVIIYTGEGGQNENGRQIANQELTRGNLALAKSEIDGLPVRVIRGADKKNPYAPENGYRYDGLYQVESHWHDVGKSGFLVYRFRLVKLDSELPPNKLSNGLIPLPSGSDAPKRTLVNSARIIRDSKLGRELKRLYKHKCQVCSIEITTNAGPYAEAAHIKPVGKPHNGPDRPENLLCLCPNHHLMLDKGVYMIGDDLSLIGIEGSLIKHPEHEISIEYIRYHRMLFN comes from the coding sequence ATGGCAGATAGAATCTTTGGGGAAATTCAAGGTATACCTGCTGGGACTACTTTTCAATCAAGAAAAGAAGCCGCTTCGGCTGGCGTTCATAAGCCTTTGCAAGCTGGAATTTCAGGTTCAAAGGACGATGGAGCCGACTCTATAGTTATATCAGGTGGATATGAGGATGACTCCGATTCAGGTGATGTCATTATTTATACAGGCGAAGGCGGTCAGAACGAGAATGGTCGTCAGATTGCAAACCAAGAATTAACTCGGGGTAATTTAGCGCTTGCCAAAAGTGAAATTGATGGCTTGCCCGTAAGAGTTATCAGAGGTGCTGATAAAAAGAATCCTTATGCTCCAGAAAACGGATATAGATACGATGGTTTGTACCAAGTTGAGAGCCATTGGCACGATGTCGGAAAGTCTGGTTTCCTTGTTTACCGATTTCGATTGGTCAAACTAGACTCTGAACTACCGCCAAATAAGCTATCTAATGGCTTAATTCCGCTCCCATCAGGCAGCGATGCTCCTAAAAGAACGCTTGTTAATTCAGCAAGAATTATTAGAGACTCTAAACTTGGTCGTGAGCTGAAGAGGCTTTATAAACATAAGTGCCAAGTTTGCTCAATTGAAATTACAACTAATGCAGGTCCATATGCAGAGGCTGCGCATATAAAGCCAGTAGGAAAACCTCACAACGGTCCAGATAGACCCGAAAACTTGCTTTGCCTATGCCCCAATCACCATCTAATGCTGGATAAAGGTGTCTACATGATCGGAGATGATCTATCGCTTATTGGGATTGAAGGCAGCCTTATTAAGCATCCAGAACATGAAATTTCGATCGAATACATTCGCTATCACCGAATGCTTTTTAATTAA
- a CDS encoding Rap1a/Tai family immunity protein, with product MKKATLFIFLLFSYKVCTASFETGNTIYAGLEDWKRDSTTSPIKAGQSFGYVIGVHDALDGSVICTPSNASKGQLVDIVFNYLRDNPQIRHKSADELITQALIKFYPCKRK from the coding sequence ATGAAAAAGGCTACTCTCTTTATTTTTTTACTCTTTTCTTACAAAGTATGTACAGCGAGTTTTGAAACTGGAAATACTATATATGCTGGATTGGAGGATTGGAAACGAGATTCTACAACTAGTCCTATCAAAGCTGGTCAAAGTTTTGGATATGTAATTGGCGTTCACGATGCCCTTGATGGCTCTGTAATATGCACTCCATCAAATGCATCAAAAGGTCAATTAGTTGACATTGTTTTTAATTATCTCCGTGATAATCCTCAGATAAGACACAAATCAGCCGATGAATTAATAACTCAAGCCTTAATAAAGTTTTATCCTTGTAAAAGAAAGTGA
- a CDS encoding beta strand repeat-containing protein codes for MEITASGSIGQSGSPLASDAVTNGGYSGLRISNTGNIYVVGWSGIVNLIGGTITALNNSITGTISAGNGGTGIANFSSIITTLNNLGTILSGNGGTGVFNDRGTIGTLNNSGSINVGVGSIGILNHTGSTISTLSNTGTIGASDNGNGIVNSSGGTIISLDNSSTGTISGGLAAISNIGVITNMTNSGTIQGAGGNGLYNSGTIIDLTNSGTIRSFGMGGQYGITNSGNISALNNTGVISGLTSGLDNNFGATITTLLNATGGSIGGGGTGINNAGTIDTLLNNGQISSSFSTGLFNSGNLGVITNIGQILAPFGNMISNSGGISTLNNLNGGVALTYTGTLPSSYNIIINSSTQFGKLAGSAISGITTFGIYASSSVQKGTYSSVLSGFTSSNLSNTSGTFNGFRWSLTNSSSDIWDLIVTGASTTDTQQSLANTASVLQGTYTLQNSVMVNGFTYDCSLFDKYGICVSAGGRNTTVQAQGINNTSGLLIASYRLSKNNSRIGAWVDQNLSASGPGTVQLGNSTPMIGVFGVWSQRPDGVGAEVKVSAAYGQKDTTITRQIVGTSEAGTGSSQLISQGAQVVAKYGFAVMPDVVVSPYAGVRYTQNNMGGYTEATSSAVTAPLTYSALNTNATTALAGAEARYRGIPKTTLFASAGVETDTNTSNGSYSATGVDGLTPLNFNPNPVKTRPTATVGGYYDILKNQRIGITGIYRQEPFQAVSTTTVLATYIIGL; via the coding sequence TTGGAGATTACTGCTAGCGGATCTATTGGGCAGTCAGGTAGCCCATTAGCTTCCGATGCGGTAACAAATGGCGGTTATAGCGGTCTACGCATTTCAAATACCGGAAATATCTATGTGGTTGGTTGGTCAGGAATTGTAAATCTTATTGGTGGCACGATTACTGCTCTAAATAACTCGATTACTGGCACTATCTCAGCAGGAAATGGTGGAACTGGAATAGCTAATTTTTCAAGCATTATTACTACATTAAATAATCTTGGAACTATCCTGTCAGGAAATGGTGGGACTGGAGTTTTTAACGATAGAGGCACCATTGGGACACTAAACAACTCTGGCTCTATTAATGTGGGAGTTGGCAGTATTGGAATACTCAATCATACTGGTAGCACAATTTCGACTCTCAGTAATACTGGAACTATAGGAGCTAGTGATAATGGAAATGGAATTGTTAATAGTAGTGGCGGCACCATTATTAGTCTGGATAACTCAAGCACCGGAACTATCTCAGGTGGATTAGCAGCGATTTCTAATATTGGCGTCATTACAAATATGACAAACAGCGGGACTATCCAAGGCGCTGGAGGCAATGGTCTCTACAATTCTGGAACTATTATTGACCTTACCAATTCGGGAACTATTAGAAGTTTTGGAATGGGCGGTCAGTACGGAATAACTAATTCAGGAAACATCTCTGCCTTAAACAATACTGGAGTTATATCAGGACTCACTTCCGGCTTAGATAATAATTTTGGCGCAACCATCACAACACTGCTAAATGCTACTGGCGGAAGTATTGGGGGCGGAGGGACTGGCATTAATAATGCGGGAACTATAGATACGCTTCTGAACAACGGTCAGATCTCTTCCTCATTCAGTACGGGATTATTTAACTCAGGAAACTTAGGTGTTATTACGAACATAGGTCAAATTCTTGCTCCATTCGGAAATATGATTTCTAACTCTGGAGGAATTTCAACTCTAAACAACCTTAATGGAGGTGTTGCATTAACTTACACAGGAACACTTCCATCAAGCTACAACATTATTATTAATAGTTCGACGCAGTTTGGAAAGTTAGCAGGATCAGCAATAAGTGGTATCACGACTTTCGGTATTTATGCTAGCTCAAGTGTCCAAAAGGGTACTTACAGCTCTGTACTTTCAGGATTTACCTCCAGCAACCTTTCCAACACTTCGGGTACATTCAATGGCTTCCGTTGGAGTCTCACTAATTCGTCGTCAGATATTTGGGATTTAATTGTCACCGGCGCATCGACAACCGACACTCAACAATCCCTCGCAAATACCGCCTCAGTCTTGCAAGGCACCTACACCTTGCAAAACTCTGTGATGGTCAATGGCTTTACCTACGACTGCTCCTTATTTGATAAGTATGGTATTTGCGTCAGTGCAGGTGGTCGTAACACCACCGTTCAAGCCCAAGGGATTAACAACACCAGCGGTCTCTTGATTGCTTCCTACCGTTTAAGTAAGAACAATAGCCGCATTGGTGCGTGGGTGGATCAGAACTTATCAGCAAGTGGTCCCGGCACCGTTCAATTGGGTAATAGCACCCCGATGATTGGTGTATTTGGCGTGTGGAGCCAACGCCCTGATGGCGTGGGCGCCGAAGTCAAAGTCTCAGCGGCTTATGGACAAAAAGACACGACTATTACTCGACAAATTGTGGGTACTAGTGAAGCGGGTACTGGTAGCTCGCAACTGATTAGCCAAGGCGCTCAAGTGGTGGCTAAGTATGGCTTTGCTGTAATGCCTGATGTGGTTGTGTCCCCATACGCCGGGGTTCGTTACACACAGAACAACATGGGTGGTTATACCGAAGCCACTTCCAGTGCAGTAACTGCGCCGCTTACCTATTCAGCACTGAATACCAATGCCACAACTGCCTTAGCAGGAGCTGAAGCCAGATACCGTGGTATCCCCAAGACCACGCTTTTTGCCAGTGCGGGAGTGGAGACGGATACCAATACCAGTAACGGTTCATATTCGGCAACCGGTGTGGATGGTTTAACCCCATTGAACTTCAATCCCAATCCAGTCAAGACCAGACCTACTGCGACTGTTGGGGGGTACTACGACATCCTCAAGAACCAACGCATAGGCATCACTGGTATCTATCGTCAGGAGCCATTCCAAGCCGTATCAACCACTACAGTACTGGCAACTTATATCATTGGTTTATAA
- a CDS encoding tyrosine-type recombinase/integrase, which translates to MDWIKDKSLPGLYRRPRKDGRDVWAVKARVKGGKPVSITLGKANYITAAEARKLAKPVLAKLSQGINPNQEQVKAKKVAEARGFTLGQAIEQYSELAHWKLKTRKDALSTLQRRFGDWYRKPLASITREDILKRFTAIKKEVAQKKEDVANRRRKQGLSVYETPNEVGLGEAQRAFRYLSAVFNSFASDDAAGEKLIPQGNPVLVLKDKKLRRALQPKERYLDSKARQALLEQLTQCSHYQYAGSINQEDADLAWLLIHTGLRLDEARLLKWSEVSLTDRFFTVLDTKNHQKHTLPMTNAIYSMLSRRLEYRASQAKSIQSPYIFPSPLDPKKPTSASRTFDRLSSEIGFEFTAHDLRRTVATVAADLGYDLDAIGAVLNHKKKGVTAGYIQKTWKRHLGILEDIQNGLFEEPYD; encoded by the coding sequence TTGGATTGGATTAAAGATAAATCCCTACCAGGTCTTTATCGTCGACCTAGAAAAGATGGAAGGGATGTCTGGGCTGTTAAGGCGAGGGTTAAAGGCGGTAAACCTGTAAGTATTACGCTCGGTAAGGCTAATTACATAACTGCTGCCGAAGCTAGAAAGCTAGCAAAACCTGTTTTAGCAAAACTATCTCAGGGCATTAATCCAAATCAAGAGCAAGTTAAAGCTAAAAAGGTTGCTGAGGCGAGGGGCTTTACTCTTGGTCAGGCGATTGAGCAATATTCCGAACTGGCTCATTGGAAATTAAAAACAAGGAAAGATGCTTTATCAACCCTACAAAGACGATTCGGAGACTGGTATCGAAAGCCATTGGCATCCATTACAAGGGAAGATATTTTGAAGCGTTTTACAGCAATCAAGAAGGAGGTTGCTCAAAAGAAGGAAGATGTAGCTAATCGGCGTCGAAAGCAGGGCTTGAGTGTTTATGAGACTCCTAATGAAGTAGGCTTAGGAGAGGCACAAAGAGCATTTCGCTACCTTTCCGCAGTATTTAACTCATTTGCCTCAGATGATGCTGCAGGCGAGAAGCTGATACCACAGGGAAACCCAGTTCTAGTCCTTAAAGATAAAAAGCTAAGGCGTGCATTGCAACCAAAAGAAAGGTATTTGGATAGCAAGGCAAGACAGGCACTACTTGAGCAGCTTACCCAATGTTCGCATTATCAATACGCTGGCTCAATCAATCAGGAAGATGCGGATCTTGCGTGGCTATTAATTCATACGGGACTTAGGCTGGATGAAGCAAGACTCCTTAAATGGTCTGAGGTATCTTTGACCGATCGGTTCTTTACGGTATTGGATACAAAGAATCATCAAAAACATACCTTGCCGATGACAAATGCAATTTATTCAATGCTTAGCAGAAGGCTTGAATACAGAGCTTCTCAGGCTAAAAGCATTCAAAGTCCCTATATATTTCCAAGTCCGCTTGATCCTAAGAAGCCAACTAGTGCGAGTAGAACATTTGATCGTCTTTCCAGTGAAATTGGATTTGAATTCACCGCCCATGATTTACGCAGGACAGTTGCAACGGTAGCCGCAGATTTGGGGTATGACCTAGATGCAATTGGTGCAGTCTTAAACCATAAGAAGAAGGGCGTTACTGCGGGATATATTCAAAAAACATGGAAGAGGCATTTGGGAATTCTTGAGGATATTCAAAATGGACTATTTGAAGAGCCTTATGACTGA